One segment of Mycolicibacterium baixiangningiae DNA contains the following:
- a CDS encoding acyl-CoA carboxylase subunit beta produces MTSVKEPDAGASGEREIDIHTTAGKLADLRKRTDEAQHPVGEAAVEKVHAKGKLTARERILALLDEDSFVELDALARHRSTNFGLQANRPPGDGVVTGYGTIDGREVCIFSQDATVFGGSLGEVYGEKIVKVQELAVKTGRPLIGINDGAGARIQEGVVSLGLYSRIFHNNIKASGVIPQISLIMGAAAGGHVYSPALTDFVIMVDKTSQMFITGPDVIKTVTGEEVTMEELGGGHTHMAKSGLAHYVASGEQDAFDYVRDLLSYLPPNSYADPPRYPAPAPVGPIEETLTDEDLELDTLIPDSPNQPYDMHEVITRILDDDEFLEVQAGYATNIIVGFGRVDGRPVGIVANQPTQFAGCLDINASEKAARFIRTCDCFNIPIVMLVDVPGFLPGTEQEYNGIIRRGAKLLYAYGEATVAKITVITRKAYGGAYCVMGSKDMGCDVNVAWPTAQIAVMGASGAVGFVYRQQLKEAAKDGQDVDALRLQLQQEYEDTLVNPYIAAERGYVDAVIQPSHTRGYIGTALRLLERKVVQTPPKKHGNIPL; encoded by the coding sequence ATGACGAGCGTGAAAGAGCCTGACGCCGGAGCCAGCGGTGAGCGTGAGATCGACATCCACACCACGGCGGGCAAGCTGGCCGATCTGCGCAAGCGCACCGACGAGGCCCAGCATCCGGTTGGCGAGGCGGCCGTCGAGAAGGTGCACGCCAAGGGCAAGCTGACCGCGCGCGAGCGCATCCTCGCCCTCCTCGACGAGGATTCGTTCGTCGAACTCGACGCCCTGGCCAGGCACCGCAGCACCAACTTCGGCCTGCAGGCCAACCGGCCGCCAGGCGACGGTGTGGTCACCGGCTACGGCACCATCGACGGCCGCGAGGTGTGCATCTTCAGCCAGGACGCCACCGTGTTCGGCGGCAGCCTCGGCGAGGTCTATGGCGAGAAGATCGTCAAGGTGCAGGAGCTGGCCGTCAAGACCGGCCGGCCGCTCATCGGCATCAACGACGGCGCTGGCGCGCGCATCCAGGAGGGCGTCGTCTCGCTCGGCCTGTACAGCCGCATCTTCCACAACAACATCAAGGCCTCCGGTGTCATCCCGCAGATCTCGCTCATCATGGGCGCGGCCGCGGGCGGCCACGTCTACTCTCCGGCGCTCACCGACTTCGTGATCATGGTCGACAAGACCAGTCAGATGTTCATCACCGGCCCGGACGTCATCAAGACGGTCACCGGTGAAGAGGTGACCATGGAGGAGCTCGGCGGCGGGCACACCCACATGGCGAAGTCGGGCCTGGCCCACTACGTCGCCTCCGGCGAACAGGATGCGTTCGACTACGTGCGCGATCTGCTGTCCTACCTGCCGCCCAACAGCTACGCCGATCCGCCGCGGTACCCGGCGCCGGCGCCGGTGGGGCCGATCGAAGAGACCCTCACCGACGAGGATCTCGAGCTCGACACGCTGATCCCGGACTCCCCGAACCAGCCGTACGACATGCACGAGGTCATCACCCGCATTCTCGACGACGACGAGTTCCTCGAGGTCCAGGCGGGTTATGCGACCAACATCATCGTCGGCTTCGGCCGCGTCGACGGCCGGCCGGTCGGGATCGTCGCCAACCAGCCGACGCAGTTCGCGGGCTGCCTCGACATCAACGCCTCGGAGAAGGCCGCACGGTTCATCCGGACCTGCGACTGCTTCAACATCCCGATCGTCATGCTGGTCGACGTGCCGGGCTTCCTGCCCGGCACCGAGCAGGAGTACAACGGCATCATCCGCCGCGGCGCCAAGCTGCTGTACGCCTACGGCGAGGCGACGGTCGCCAAGATCACCGTCATCACCCGCAAGGCCTACGGCGGCGCGTACTGCGTCATGGGATCCAAGGACATGGGCTGCGACGTCAATGTCGCGTGGCCGACGGCGCAGATCGCCGTGATGGGCGCCTCGGGGGCGGTCGGCTTCGTCTACCGCCAGCAGCTCAAGGAGGCGGCGAAGGACGGCCAGGACGTCGACGCCCTGCGCCTGCAGCTGCAGCAGGAGTACGAGGACACCCTGGTCAACCCGTACATCGCTGCCGAACGTGGTTACGTCGACGCGGTCATCCAGCCGTCGCACACCCGCGGCTACATCGGCACCGCGCTGCGACTGCTGGAGCGCAAGGTCGTCCAGACGCCGCCCAAGAAGCACGGCAA
- a CDS encoding sugar transferase has protein sequence MTAVNDDVDLTAKVVAEPGRVPLWQRGYARRLVVVDFVAVALAVGAAQWLRFGSLPGETSTYPNFAYSILSVIIAVAWMLALSINRARSPRVIGSGAEEYRRAWMATLSVFGAVAIISMLFKLNIARGYLMIALPIGLVTLILFRWIARRIVASVREKYGRCITRLLVVGNPHAIRDLTRSLARETKSEYLVVGACVPSGFSRAELEVPGVGTIPTFGDETNVVGAVTATKSHAVAVTATERLDGRGMRDLSWELEKLDIDLLVSPGVVDVAGPRLTMRPVAGLPLIHVEKPQYNGAKRFQKRLFDMLFASTVLLLGAPVLIAVAIAVKLTSRGPVFYRSERIGLDGRPFEMIKFRTMVQGADRMLPDLANLNDSNGGVLFKIREDPRVTPLGRLLRKYSIDELPQFLNVLKRDMSVVGPRPPLATEVKTYDDHVKRRLLVRPGITGLWQVSGRSDLSWEDSVRLDLFYVENWSMVSDLLIAFKTVKAMLRHSGAY, from the coding sequence ATGACCGCGGTGAATGATGATGTTGATCTGACAGCAAAGGTAGTAGCCGAGCCGGGCAGGGTGCCACTCTGGCAGCGCGGCTACGCGCGCCGTCTGGTGGTTGTGGACTTCGTTGCCGTCGCGCTCGCCGTCGGGGCGGCGCAATGGCTCCGGTTCGGGAGTCTTCCCGGCGAGACCAGCACCTATCCGAACTTCGCGTACTCGATTCTTTCGGTCATCATCGCCGTCGCCTGGATGCTGGCGTTGTCGATCAACCGCGCCCGGTCGCCTCGGGTGATCGGTTCGGGCGCCGAGGAGTACCGGCGGGCGTGGATGGCCACGCTGTCCGTGTTCGGCGCGGTGGCGATCATCTCGATGCTGTTCAAGCTCAACATCGCCCGCGGTTATCTGATGATCGCTCTGCCCATCGGCCTGGTGACACTGATCCTCTTCCGCTGGATCGCCCGCCGCATCGTCGCCTCCGTGCGCGAGAAGTACGGACGGTGCATCACCCGGCTGCTCGTGGTCGGCAATCCCCACGCCATTCGCGATCTCACCAGATCACTTGCGCGCGAGACGAAGTCGGAATACCTCGTCGTCGGGGCCTGCGTGCCGAGTGGGTTCTCCCGGGCGGAGCTCGAAGTCCCCGGGGTGGGCACCATTCCCACCTTCGGTGACGAGACCAATGTGGTCGGAGCGGTGACCGCCACCAAGAGCCACGCCGTCGCTGTGACCGCCACCGAGCGGCTCGACGGACGCGGAATGCGTGATCTGTCCTGGGAGCTCGAGAAGCTCGACATCGACCTGCTCGTCTCGCCCGGCGTCGTCGACGTCGCGGGCCCGCGCCTGACCATGCGCCCGGTGGCCGGCCTCCCGCTGATCCACGTGGAGAAACCGCAGTACAACGGTGCGAAGCGCTTCCAGAAGCGGCTGTTCGACATGCTCTTCGCCAGCACCGTCCTGCTGCTGGGGGCGCCGGTGCTGATCGCCGTCGCGATCGCAGTCAAGCTGACCAGCCGGGGACCGGTCTTCTACCGCTCCGAACGCATCGGCCTCGACGGCCGGCCGTTCGAGATGATCAAGTTCCGCACGATGGTCCAGGGCGCCGACAGGATGCTGCCCGACCTCGCCAACCTCAATGACAGCAACGGGGGAGTGCTGTTCAAGATTCGTGAGGATCCGCGGGTGACCCCGCTCGGTCGGCTGCTTCGCAAGTACAGCATCGACGAGCTGCCGCAGTTCCTCAATGTCCTCAAACGCGATATGAGCGTCGTCGGCCCCCGCCCGCCCCTGGCCACCGAGGTCAAGACCTACGACGACCACGTCAAGCGCCGCCTGCTGGTCCGTCCCGGTATCACCGGTCTGTGGCAGGTCAGCGGCCGCTCGGACCTGTCCTGGGAGGACTCGGTCCGGCTCGACCTGTTCTACGTCGAGAACTGGTCCATGGTCTCCGACCTGCTGATCGCCTTCAAGACCGTCAAGGCGATGCTGCGCCACTCCGGCGCCTACTGA
- a CDS encoding 5-(carboxyamino)imidazole ribonucleotide synthase yields the protein MIGGGQLARMTHQAAIALGQSLRVLATGPQEPAALVTPDVVIGSHTDIDALRRAADGATVLTFDHEHVPTEALETLVAEGVNVAPPPEALVHAQDKLVMRRRLEAMGAPIPRYSAISTADDIVAFSAQVGGPVVIKTVRGGYDGRGVVLTADADEARDVAARYLADGVPIMAEERVAMRRELAALVARSPFGQGAAWPVVETVQREGICVVVLAPAPELSDELGASAQQLALRLAAELGVVGLLAVELFETADGRLLVNELAMRPHNSGHWSMDGAVTSQFEQHIRAVLDYPLGDTALLAPATVMANVLGAPQTPSMAMDERVHHLFARIPEAKVHLYGKGERPGRKIGHVNITGADPVVLRERAERAAHWLSHAEWTDGWDPHTGKGSSS from the coding sequence ATGATCGGCGGGGGCCAACTCGCCAGGATGACCCATCAAGCGGCGATCGCGCTGGGTCAGAGCCTGCGCGTGCTCGCCACGGGTCCCCAGGAGCCCGCCGCGCTCGTGACCCCCGACGTGGTGATCGGATCCCACACCGACATCGATGCCCTGCGACGCGCGGCCGACGGCGCGACGGTCCTGACCTTCGATCACGAGCATGTCCCGACCGAGGCGCTCGAGACGCTGGTGGCCGAGGGAGTCAACGTGGCGCCGCCCCCGGAGGCGCTCGTGCACGCCCAGGACAAGCTGGTGATGCGGCGCCGGCTCGAAGCGATGGGCGCGCCGATCCCGCGCTACTCCGCCATCTCCACCGCCGACGACATCGTCGCCTTCTCCGCGCAGGTCGGCGGTCCCGTGGTGATCAAGACGGTGCGCGGCGGCTACGACGGTCGCGGCGTGGTGCTGACGGCCGACGCCGACGAGGCGCGCGATGTCGCCGCCCGCTACCTCGCCGACGGCGTGCCGATCATGGCCGAGGAACGGGTCGCGATGCGCCGCGAGCTCGCCGCCCTGGTGGCCCGATCGCCGTTCGGGCAGGGCGCGGCGTGGCCGGTGGTCGAAACCGTGCAGCGGGAGGGCATCTGCGTGGTCGTGCTGGCGCCCGCGCCGGAACTGTCCGACGAGTTGGGTGCGAGCGCGCAGCAGCTGGCCCTGCGGCTGGCCGCCGAACTGGGTGTGGTCGGCCTGCTGGCCGTCGAACTCTTCGAGACCGCCGACGGCAGGCTGCTGGTCAACGAACTCGCGATGCGTCCGCACAACTCCGGTCACTGGAGCATGGACGGCGCCGTCACCAGCCAGTTCGAACAACACATCCGGGCGGTGCTGGACTATCCGCTCGGTGATACCGCGCTGCTGGCCCCCGCCACTGTCATGGCCAACGTTCTCGGCGCGCCGCAGACGCCGTCGATGGCGATGGACGAACGCGTGCACCACCTCTTCGCCCGCATCCCTGAGGCCAAGGTCCATCTGTACGGCAAGGGTGAACGGCCCGGCCGCAAGATCGGCCACGTCAACATCACCGGCGCCGATCCGGTGGTGCTGCGGGAGCGGGCCGAGCGGGCCGCACACTGGTTGTCCCATGCGGAGTGGACCGACGGATGGGATCCGCACACCGGGAAAGGAAGCTCGAGTTGA
- a CDS encoding PH domain-containing protein, with product MGYPDNVLARDEQVVLHRHPHWKRLIGAVFVLLFTSAAAAFIAGYVNTLQWDATAKNVIFLVIGGIWLLLVGWLTVWPFLSWWTTHFVITDRRVMFRHGLITRAGIDIPLARINSVEFRHGLLDRIVRTGTLVIESAAQDPLEFHDIPRVERVHSLLYHEVFDTLGSEESPS from the coding sequence GTGGGTTATCCGGACAACGTCCTGGCCAGAGACGAGCAGGTCGTCCTGCACCGGCATCCGCACTGGAAGCGGTTGATCGGTGCGGTGTTCGTGCTGTTGTTCACCAGCGCGGCCGCCGCGTTCATCGCGGGATACGTCAACACCCTCCAGTGGGACGCCACCGCCAAGAACGTGATCTTCCTCGTCATCGGGGGGATCTGGCTGCTGCTCGTCGGCTGGCTGACGGTGTGGCCGTTCCTCAGCTGGTGGACCACGCATTTCGTCATCACCGACCGGCGGGTCATGTTCCGACACGGCCTGATCACCCGGGCCGGTATCGACATCCCGCTGGCGCGGATCAACAGCGTCGAGTTCCGGCACGGTCTCCTCGACCGGATCGTGCGCACCGGCACGCTTGTCATCGAATCAGCCGCACAGGATCCGCTCGAGTTCCACGACATTCCCCGCGTGGAACGCGTGCACTCACTGCTGTATCACGAAGTCTTCGACACCCTGGGGTCCGAAGAGTCACCGAGCTGA
- a CDS encoding GtrA family protein gives MSFADATIKRLPRAIRPYAEQHHELIKFAIVGATTFIIDSSIFFTLKLTILEPKPVTAKIIAGIVAVIASYILNREWSFRDRGGRERHHEALLFFAFSGVGVLLSMLPLVFSSYVLGLRVPEVSLTIENIADFVSAYILGNLLQMAFRFWAFRRWVFPEEFGRNPDKALESALTSGGIAEAMEDAAESHGDAQPADDGKTGTVTPLRRPARRRNGLDQLGDSSDPRVSKTS, from the coding sequence GTGTCCTTCGCCGATGCGACGATCAAGCGGCTGCCGCGGGCCATCCGGCCGTACGCCGAGCAGCATCATGAGCTGATCAAGTTCGCCATCGTCGGGGCGACGACGTTCATCATCGACTCGTCGATCTTCTTCACGCTCAAGCTGACGATCCTCGAGCCCAAGCCGGTGACGGCGAAGATCATCGCCGGGATCGTCGCGGTCATCGCCTCCTACATCCTCAACCGGGAGTGGAGTTTCCGCGACCGTGGTGGGCGCGAGCGTCATCACGAGGCCTTGCTGTTCTTCGCATTCAGCGGTGTCGGAGTGCTGTTGAGCATGCTGCCGCTGGTCTTCTCGAGCTACGTGCTGGGGTTGCGGGTACCAGAGGTTTCGCTGACGATCGAGAACATCGCCGACTTCGTCTCGGCGTACATCCTGGGCAACCTGCTGCAGATGGCCTTCCGGTTCTGGGCCTTCCGGCGCTGGGTGTTCCCGGAGGAGTTCGGCCGCAACCCGGACAAGGCGCTGGAGTCCGCGCTCACCAGCGGTGGTATCGCCGAAGCAATGGAGGACGCCGCCGAGAGCCACGGCGACGCCCAACCCGCAGACGACGGGAAGACGGGCACCGTCACGCCGTTGCGTCGGCCGGCACGGCGCCGCAACGGGCTCGATCAGCTCGGTGACTCTTCGGACCCCAGGGTGTCGAAGACTTCGTGA